The proteins below come from a single Corylus avellana chromosome ca3, CavTom2PMs-1.0 genomic window:
- the LOC132175316 gene encoding pentatricopeptide repeat-containing protein At2g03380, mitochondrial-like, translated as MAIVRPLGSPNGHCTDHSYLQRPFKVYHYSLGHALNGARASSVCYAIKFQNYSTSVQFQENPSKKSVVKPGSSDNQTLNSVSSANQLIREYVDGGLFENAIRVYLRIIECGFPAEQFRFFPCLIKAFGGLSDVDMVKQVHGHVLKLGVLDDVYVGNSLLSVYWKCGAVKDAAQMFDKMCERDSVSWNAMISGFCQSGYYMGSLSTFSRMVWEYGVYPNRVACLSALSACSSIESLVHGQEIHGFVMKSGLSVDEFLVSGLIDMYMKCGDIRTAEYVFKGILDKKSSRGNTVIWNVMILGFVSNGCLLQALDFFLGMLEWGIIPDTSTLVPVLVLCSQLSDLEVGKQTHGIIVSFGMDNDVRVETALIDMYFKCGDPETGLKIFRRSQNRNLVMWGAVISNCAQSGCPAEALELFYTFISEPGFADSGILLAVLRACSSLTIKPRGMEIHGLAIKTGFSDDVFIGTALVDLYAKCRDMESAQKVFHRLPTRDIVLWNSLISGYSQNERTDEALNAFHDMQSERVAPNSVTAACILSVCAHLSVMILCKEVHCYLLRRGFESNVLVSNSLIAAYAKCGDIFSSRTVFEKMLERNEVSWNSIILGLGMHGYTGEMFVLFKKMKEIGMKPDLATFTALLSACSHAGRVDMGWKYFKSMAEDHKLNPQLEHYTCMVDLLGRAGHLKQAYDLIVAMPWVPDDRVWGSLLASCKAHGREKLAELVANHIFKLDPTCVGYRVLLSNIYEGFGRKNEVTRVRSEIKDMRLKKQPGCSWIEVDNKIHIFIAGDNSHHQSKEIYGVIENLTTEMKRAGYSSQTQ; from the coding sequence ATGGCGATTGTGAGACCACTAGGTTCACCTAACGGCCACTGTACGGACCACAGCTACCTGCAAAGACCTTTTAAGGTGTACCACTACTCTCTCGGCCATGCCCTTAATGGGGCAAGAGCTTCTTCGGTATGTTACGCTATCAAGTTTCAAAATTATAGCACTTCGGTACAGTTCCAAGAAAACCCTTCTAAGAAATCAGTTGTTAAACCTGGGTCTTCGGATAATCAGACTTTGAATAGTGTTTCATCGGCTAATCAGTTGATTAGGGAGTATGTAGATGGTGGgttatttgaaaatgcaataAGGGTTTATCTTAGAATAATTGAATGTGGTTTCCCAGCTGAGCAATTTAGATTCTTTCCGTGTTTGATTAAGGCGTTTGGTGGACTTTCTGATGTAGACATGGTTAAACAAGTTCATGGGCATGTGTTGAAATTAGGAGTTTTAGACGATGTTTATGTTGGGAACTCGCTTTTGAGTGTGTATTGGAAATGCGGTGCGGTCAAAGACGCAGCCCAAATGTTCGACAAAATGTGTGAGAGGGACTCAGTTTCGTGGAATGCGATGATATCAGGGTTTTGCCAATCAGGATATTACATGGGTTCATTGTCAACTTTTAGCAGGATGGTTTGGGAGTATGGTGTATACCCAAATCGGGTAGCTTGCCTTTCAGCACTCTCTGCATGTTCTTCTATTGAATCTTTGGTTCACGGGCAAGAGATTCATGGGTTTGTCATGAAAAGTGGATTGAGTGTTGATGAGTTTTTAGTCAGTGGATTGATTGACATGTACATGAAATGTGGGGATATAAGGACTGCAGAATATGTTTTCAAGGGAATTCTTGATAAGAAGTCAAGCAGAGGAAATACGGTAATATGGAATGTGATGATTTTGGGCTTTGTCTCTAATGGGTGTTTGTTGCAGGCATTGGATTTTTTCCTTGGGATGTTGGAATGGGGGATTATACCAGATACTTCTACTTTGGTGCctgttttagttttgtgttcCCAGTTGTCAGATTTAGAAGTAGGAAAGCAAACCCATGGAATCATTGTCAGCTTTGGAATGGATAACGATGTAAGAGTTGAAACAGCTCTTATAGACATGTACTTTAAATGTGGTGATCCTGAAACTGGTTTGAAAATCTTCAGAAGGTCCCAAAATCGTAACTTGGTCATGTGGGGTGCAGTAATCTCAAATTGTGCTCAGAGTGGTTGTCCTGCTGAGGCGCTGGAATTATTCTATACCTTCATATCAGAGCCTGGGTTTGCTGATTCTGGAATACTTCTGGCTGTGCTGCGAGCATGTTCATCATTGACTATTAAGCCAAGAGGCATGGAAATCCATGGATTAGCAATAAAAACAGGGTTTAGTGATGACGTTTTTATTGGTACTGCCCTTGTTGATTTGTATGCAAAATGCAGAGACATGGAATCTGCTCAAAAAGTTTTCCATAGATTACCAACAAGGGATATTGTCTTGTGGAATTCTTTAATATCTGGTTATAGCCAGAATGAGCGCACGGATGAAGCTTTGAATGCTTTTCATGATATGCAATCTGAACGAGTTGCACCCAACAGTGTAACAGCTGCTTGTATTCTCTCTGTATGTGCTCATTTGTCAGTCATGATCCTGTGTAAGGAGGTACATTGTTACCTATTACGGCGAGGGTTTGAGTCTAATGTTCTTGTGAGCAATTCTCTAATAGCTGCCTATGCTAAGTGTGGAGATATATTTAGCTCAAGGACTGTATTTGAGAAAATGCTTGAAAGAAATGAAGTATCATGGAACTCAATTATTTTAGGGTTGGGAATGCATGGCTATACAGGTGAGATGTTTGTTTTattcaaaaagatgaaagaaataGGCATGAAGCCCGACCTTGCAACTTTTACAGCTCTTCTTTCAGCATGCAGCCATGCAGGGAGGGTTGATATGGGATGGAAATATTTCAAAAGCATGGCTGAAGATCACAAACTTAATCCTCAACTCGAACACTATACATGCATGGTTGATCTTCTCGGTCGAGCTGGCCATCTAAAGCAGGCATATGATCTGATTGTGGCTATGCCTTGGGTCCCAGATGATCGCGTATGGGGTTCATTGCTTGCATCATGCAAAGCTCACGGCCGTGAAAAGCTGGCAGAACTTGTGGCTAACCACATTTTCAAACTTGATCCTACATGTGTTGGTTACCGTGTCCTCCTTTCAAACATATATGAAGGTTTTGGGAGAAAGAATGAAGTTACTAGAGTTAGATCAGAAATAAAAGATATGAGACTCAAAAAGCAGCCTGGATGCAGTTGGATTGAAGTTGATAACaaaattcatatatttattGCAGGTGATAATTCGCACCATCAGTCAAAAGAAATATATGGTGTAATAGAAAATTTAACTACAGAGATGAAAAGGGCAGGATATAGCTCTCAAACACAATAA
- the LOC132175245 gene encoding serine/threonine/tyrosine-protein kinase HT1-like, which translates to MKNFYWFKQISNNGKSERRLSLGEYKRAVSWSKYLVSSGASIKGEGEEEWSADMSQLFIGSKFASGRHSRIYRGIYKQRDVAIKLISQPEEDENLAVMLEKQFISEVALLFRLRHPNIITFVAACKKTPVFCIITEYLAGGSLRKYLHHQDPHSVPLNLVLKLALDIARGMQYLHSQGILHRDLKSENLLLGEDMCVKVADFGISCLESQCGSTKGFTGTYRWMAPEMIKEKQHTKKVDVYSFGIVLWELLTALTPFDNMTPEQAAYAVSHKNARPPLPPTCPVALSHLINRCWSSNPDKRPHFDEIVSILESYGESLERDPEFFSSFKPSSDHTLLRCLPKCIARHGSPFKA; encoded by the exons ATGAAGAATTTCTACTGGTTTAAGCAGATTTCCAACAATGGGAAATCGGAGAGGAGGCTCTCGCTCGGAGAGTACAAGCGGGCGGTGTCGTGGTCCAAGTACTTGGTGTCGTCGGGTGCGTCAATCAAGGGGGAGGGAGAGGAGGAATGGAGCGCAGATATGTCGCAGTTATTCATCGGGAGCAAATTTGCCTCAGGGAGGCATAGTAGGATCTATAGAGGGATATATAAGCAGAGGGATGTGGCTATTAAGCTGATAAGCCAGCCGGAGGAGGACGAGAACTTGGCTGTTATGCTTGAAAAGCAGTTCATTTCGGAGGTTGCTTTGCTATTTCGGTTGCGCCATCCGAATATCATCACT TTTGTTGCAGCATGCAAGAAAACTCCCGTGTTCTGTATCATCACTGAGTATTTGGCTGGGGGATCATTAAGGAAATACCTCCATCACCAGGATCCTCATTCTGTTCCACTCAACCTAGTTCTGAAATTAGCCCTTGACATTGCACGTGGGATGCAATATCTTCATTCTCAGGGAATACTTCACAGGGATCTGAAATCAGAAAATCTACTGCTAGGGGAAGATATGTGTGTGAAGGTAGCAGATTTTGGTATTTCATGCTTAGAGTCTCAGTGTGGTAGTACAAAGGGTTTCACAGGCACTTACCGTTGGATGGCTCCtgaaatgataaaagaaaaacagcacACAAAGAAAGTTGATGTTTACAGTTTTGGCATTGTTCTGTGGGAGCTTTTAACTGCATTGACACCATTTGACAACATGACTCCAGAACAAGCTGCATATGCAGTCTCCCATAAG AATGCAAGACCACCATTGCCACCCACATGTCCTGTGGCATTGAGTCATCTCATCAACAGATGCTGGTCAAGCAATCCAGACAAAAGACCACATTTTGATGAGATCGTTTCTATCTTGGAAAGTTACGGCGAATCACTTGAGCGCGATCCTGAATTTTTCTCATCCTTCAAACCCTCCTCTGATCACACTTTGTTGAGATGCTTACCAAAATGTATTGCTCGCCATGGATCTCCTTTTAAAGCTTAG
- the LOC132175782 gene encoding transcription factor WER-like, whose product MESGGENRKGLWTAEEDRMLLDYIRVHGKGKWNRIAKMSGLKRCGKSCRLRWINYLSPSVKRGDFSEEEEDLIIRLHKLLGNRWSLIAGRVPGRTDNQVKNHWNTHLSKKLGIKKAKIKAGANSLRSLAGEIRSNSEPPSDCNGEVASELIIEDGSHSVIADGSQSVLRFSSTEEETLVDQNYGCSFWFSHEDLNLYTPAYLMEPLDEYGLDFVWDGM is encoded by the exons ATGGAGAGTGGGGGTGAAAACAGAAAGGGGTTGTGGACAGCAGAGGAGGATAGAATGCTACTGGATTACATAAGGGTGCACGGTAAAGGGAAGTGGAATCGCATCGCCAAAATGTCAG GCTTGAAGAGGTGTGGCAAGAGTTGCAGATTAAGGTGGATAAATTATCTAAGCCCCAGTGTAAAGCGTGGTGATTTCtctgaggaagaagaagacctCATAATTCGCCTCCATAAACTCCTGGGAAACAG GTGGTCTTTGATAGCTGGGAGGGTACCTGGGAGAACTGACAATCAAGTTAAGAACCATTGGAACACTCATTTGAGCAAGAAGCTCGGGATCAAGAAGGCAAAAATCAAAGCCGGTGCTAATTCTTTGCGGTCGCTCGCCGGAGAAATACGGTCAAATTCGGAGCCACCTTCCGACTGCAATGGGGAGGTTGCAAGTGAGTTAATAATTGAAGATGGCTCTCATAGTGTCATTGCAGATGGCTCTCAAAGCGTATTGAGGTTTAGTAGCACAGAAGAAGAAACTCTCGTAGATCAAAACTATGGGtgttctttttggttttctcaCGAAGATCTAAATTTATATACCCCAGCTTATTTAATGGAGCCTCTAGATGAATATGGTCTTGATTTTGTTTGGGATGGTATGTAG
- the LOC132175317 gene encoding uncharacterized protein LOC132175317, protein MENKPSGSSPTSFLDQLVVPGDVVLDLSNLTNQTIKLGGGLRQDCDSIVVVKAGKLRFTKPNKYWVESSNKRYEPHAGDSVLGIVVDSRADNFLVDIRGPALAFLPVLAFEGGTRRNIPKFEAGTLLYVRVVKANPGMNPELSCTDVGGKAAEFGQLKDGFMFESSTGLSRMLLSSPTCPVLEALGKQLSFEIAVGLNGRVWVNATTPSTVIVAANAIMNSESLSGVQQRIMVEKLLQNLKLST, encoded by the exons ATGGAAAACAAACCTTCCGGTTCTTCGCCGACAAGCTTCCTCGATCAGTTAGTC GTACCGGGGGACGTGGTTCTGGATCTCTCAAACTTGACCAACCAAACCATAAAGCTCGGCGGTGGTCTCCGTCAG GATTGTGATTCCATTGTCGTCGTGAAGGCCGGGAAGCTCAGGTTCACAAAGCCAAACAAATATTGGGTCGAGAGCTCCAACAAAAGG TATGAACCGCATGCAGGGGATTCTGTTCTTGGAATTGTGGTAGACTCTAGAGCAGAT AACTTCCTTGTGGACATAAGAGGACCTGCATTGGCATTTTTGCCCGTGCTAGCATTTGAAGGAGGAACAAGGAGAAACATACCAAAGTTTGAG GCAGGTACTTTGCTCTATGTTCGGGTTGTGAAGGCAAACCCTGGCATGAATCCAGAGCTCTCATGCACTGATG TCGGTGGAAAAGCAGCAGAATTTGGCCAGCTTAAAGACGGCTTCATGTTCGAATCTTCAACTGGTCTATCAAGAAT GCTTCTGAGCTCACCGACATGTCCAGTTCTTGAGGCTCTAGGGAAGCAGCTTTCCTTTGAGATAGCAGTTGGATTAAATGGCCGTGTTTGG GTCAATGCCACCACTCCATCTACAGTCATTGTTGCTGCTAATGCAATTATGAACTCAGAATCATTGAGTGGGGTGCAGCAGAGAATTATGGTGGAGAAATTGCTGCAGAATTTAAAGTTATCAA CGTga
- the LOC132174994 gene encoding protein KINESIN LIGHT CHAIN-RELATED 3: MPGIVMDEITEEGVVNEPNGNFGALKENSVANKSLKGTLSPQSPRGAGIDPPVNGVVEPSIEQLYENVCDMQSSDQSPSRRSFASDGGESRIDSELRHLVGGEMKELEIMEEEVVDKPESDSHSDSSSKKGNSSTGKKSGKVDKSQSASTKSVSPGRLKKASRPQVDCEASSKPSPKVKSPPEVPPTDKRNDKSLKKQNAGVTHVKKQRNLPSVGSKLQNGSQGLTDSDLANPDLGPFLLKQARDLISSGDNPQKALELALRAAKSFEICANGKPSLELVMCLHVTAAIYCSLGQYSEAIPILERSIAIPAIEEGQDHALGKFAGHMQLGDTYAMVGQLENSIMCYTTGFEVQRQVLGETDPRVGETCRYLAEAHVQALQFDEAERLCRMALDIHRENGSPVSLEEAADRRLMGLICETKKDHEAALEHLVLASMAMVANGQEVEVASVDCSIGDSYLSLSRYDEAIFAYQKALTVFKTIKGENHPAVASVFVRLADVYNKTGKVKESKSYCESALRIYEKPILGVPPEEIASGLTDVSAIYESIDELEQALKLLQKALKIYDDAPGQQSTIASIEAQMGVMYYTLGNYSDSYNSFKNAISKLRASGEKKSAFFGIALNQMGLACVQRFSINEAAELFEEARSVLEQVCGPYHPDTLGVCSNLAGTYDAVGRLDDAIEILEHVVGTREEKLGTANPDVDDEKRRLAELLKEAGRGRNRKARSLENLLDANSHSVNNDGVKV; encoded by the exons ATGCCTGGCATTGTTATGGATGAAATCACTGAAGAAGGGGTTGTGAATGAACCGAATGGAAATTTTGGAGCTCTCAAGGAAAATTCAGTTGCAAATAAGTCTCTGAAGGGTACTTTGAGTCCGCAAAGCCCTCGGGGTGCAGGTATTGATCCCCCTGTTAATGGGGTGGTTGAGCCCTCAATTGAGCAGCTTTATGAAAATGTGTGTGACATGCAAAGTTCTGATCAGTCACCCTCTAGGCGAAGCTTTGCATCTGATGGTGGAGAGTCTAGGATTGATTCGGAGTTACGCCATCTCGTGGGAGGGGAGATGAAGGAGTTGGAGATAATGGAAGAAGAAGTGGTTGATAAACCAGAGAGTGATTCTCATAGTGATTCTTCCTCTAAGAAGGGAAATTCATCCACTGGGAAGAAGTCAGGGAAGGTGGACAAGTCCCAATCTGCAAGTACAAAGTCTGTTTCTCCAGGGCGCTTGAAGAAAGCTTCTCGGCCACAGGTGGACTGTGAAGCATCATCAAAACCTAGTCCTAAGGTCAAAAGTCCTCCCGAGGTACCACCCACCGATAAGCGGAATGATAAGagtttgaaaaaacaaaatgcgGGTGTCACTCATGTGAAGAAACAGAGAAATTTGCCTTCAGTAGGGTCTAAGTTACAGAATGGATCTCAGGGTTTGACCGACTCAGACTTAGCCAATCCAGATCTGGGACCCTTTTTACTTAAGCAAGCAAGGGATTTGATCTCTTCAGGGGATAATCCCCAGAAAGCACTCGAATTAGCACTTCGAGCAGCAAAATCATTTGAAATATGTGCAAATGGGAAGCCCAGTTTAGAACTGGTCATGTGCTTGCACGTTACAGCGGCAATATACTGCAGCTTAGGCCAGTACAGTGAGGCAATTCCAATTCTTGAGCGTTCAATTGCAATTCCAGCTATTGAGGAAGGTCAAGATCATGCCCTTGGTAAATTTGCTGGTCACATGCAACTGGGTGATACTTATGCAATGGTTGGCCAGCTTGAGaattcaataatgtgttacaCAACAGGGTTTGAAGTCCAGAGACAAGTTCTGGGAGAGACTGATCCAAGAGTTGGCGAGACTTGTAGGTATTTGGCTGAAGCTCATGTTCAAGCACTGCAATTTGATGAGGCTGAGAGGCTCTGCCGGATGGCACTTGACATTCATAGAGAGAATGGTTCACCTGTTTCTCTTGAAGAGGCAGCAGATAGGAGGCTTATGGGTCTTATATGTGAAACAAAGAAAGATCATGAAGCTGCGCTTGAGCACCTTGTTTTAGCCAGCATGGCCATGGTGGCCAATGGTCAGGAAGTGGAGGTCGCTTCTGTTGATTGCAGCATTGGTGATTCATACTTATCTTTGTCCCGGTATGATGAAGCTATTTTCGCTTATCAGAAAGCACTCACAGTTTTCAAGACCATCAAAGGAGAGAATCATCCTGCCGTTGCCTCAGTCTTTGTCCGTCTGGCTGACGTGTATAACAAGACGGGTAAAGTAAAGGAATCAAAATCATACTGTGAAAGTGCCCTCCGGATCTATGAAAAGCCCATTCTTGGGGTCCCTCCTGAGGAGATTGCCAGTGGACTCACAGATGTTTCTGCTATCTATGAATCAATAGATGAGCTTGAGCAGGCTCTCAAATTGCTACAGAAGGCATTAAAGATATATGATGATGCCCCTGGTCAGCAAAGCACAATAGCCAGCATAGAAGCCCAGATGGGGGTCATGTACTACACGTTGGGGAATTATTCAGACTCTTACAATTCCTTCAAGAATGCCATTTCCAAGCTCCGTGCAAGTGGAGAGAAGAAATCTGCCTTCTTTGGAATTGCTCTCAACCAAATGGGCCTTGCTTGTGTGCAGCGCTTTTCTATAAATGAGGCTGCAGAGTTATTTGAAGAAGCCAGGAGTGTTTTGGAACAAGTGTGCGGACCATATCATCCTGACACACTTGGAGTGTGTAGCAATCTCGCGGGCACTTATGATGCAGTTGGCAG GTTGGATGATGCGATTGAAATTTTGGAACATGTTGTTGGAACGAGGGAGGAAAAGCTTGGGACAGCAAATCCTGATGTAGATGATGAGAAGAGGAGATTGGCTGAGTTATTAAAAGAAGCAGGCAGAGGTCGAAACAGAAAGGCCAGATCACTAGAGAACCTCCTCGATGCCAACTCTCATAGTGTAAACAATGATGGCGTCAAGGTATGA